The Papaver somniferum cultivar HN1 chromosome 3, ASM357369v1, whole genome shotgun sequence genome includes a region encoding these proteins:
- the LOC113362110 gene encoding uncharacterized protein LOC113362110 — protein MCFLFICSGEEKILGRQQAPGLCPYCGGKVQSMDVEVQWRFCCLPLCFKTKRRFFCTNCSKRLEMYPSS, from the coding sequence ATGTGTTTTCTGTTTATATGCAGTGGAGAAGAGAAGATTTTAGGAAGACAACAAGCACCAGGATTATGTCCATACTGTGGTGGAAAAGTGCAATCAATGGATGTTGAAGTCCAATGGAGGTTTTGCTGTTTACCACTTTGTTTTAAAACTAAGAGAAGGTTTTTCTGTACTAATTGTTCTAAACGATTAGAAATGTACCCATCTAGTTAA